The following coding sequences are from one Rhodospirillales bacterium window:
- a CDS encoding mitochondrial fission ELM1 family protein gives MWVLADDRPGNRAQCLGVAEALALPFEVRHLAYGPLARVPTILSGASFRGLTTGSRAALAPPWPDVVIAAGRRTAPVARAIKRQHGAAVLVQIMDPGGGLGDFDIVAVPRHDRRAPRPNVLETVGAPHRLTPAVLQQARADWAPRLASSPSPRIAVIVGGATRSRPFTANMARDLGQAASALAEGGGGSLLVSTSRRTGDAAAAALEAALRVPSRVYRWDQGGDNPYFGFLAVADAVIVTGDSMSMCTEACAATVPVYIFAPPGFVDGKHARLHEDLFALGYARPLGDRPGFETWTHPPLNPAAAVAEAIRNRLDV, from the coding sequence ATCTGGGTGCTGGCGGACGACAGGCCCGGCAACCGCGCCCAGTGCCTCGGCGTCGCCGAAGCCTTGGCGCTGCCGTTCGAGGTGCGCCATCTCGCGTACGGGCCCCTGGCGCGTGTTCCCACCATCCTGTCCGGCGCGTCGTTCCGCGGCCTGACCACTGGTAGCCGCGCGGCGCTGGCGCCGCCGTGGCCGGATGTGGTCATCGCGGCGGGCCGGCGCACGGCGCCGGTGGCGCGCGCCATCAAGCGGCAACACGGCGCCGCCGTCCTGGTGCAGATCATGGACCCGGGTGGCGGCCTCGGCGATTTCGACATCGTGGCGGTGCCGCGGCACGACCGGCGCGCGCCGCGGCCCAACGTCCTGGAGACCGTCGGCGCACCGCATCGGCTCACTCCGGCGGTGCTGCAGCAGGCGCGAGCCGACTGGGCGCCGCGGCTCGCATCGTCGCCGTCGCCGCGCATCGCCGTGATCGTCGGGGGCGCTACCCGTTCGCGGCCGTTCACCGCCAACATGGCCCGCGACCTGGGGCAGGCCGCGTCTGCTCTTGCCGAAGGCGGCGGCGGGTCGTTGCTCGTGTCCACCAGCCGGCGCACCGGCGACGCGGCCGCGGCGGCGCTGGAGGCTGCGCTGCGGGTTCCGTCCCGCGTCTACCGATGGGATCAAGGCGGCGACAACCCGTACTTCGGCTTCCTGGCGGTGGCCGACGCGGTGATCGTCACCGGCGACTCCATGTCCATGTGCACGGAAGCCTGTGCGGCCACCGTCCCGGTCTACATCTTCGCGCCCCCGGGGTTCGTGGACGGCAAGCACGCCCGGCTGCACGAGGATCTGTTCGCCCTCGGCTATGCCCGGCCGCTCGGCGACCGGCCCGGCTTTGAGACATGGACCCATCCGCCGCTCAACCCGGCCGCCGCGGTCGCGGAGGCCATTCGCAATCGTCTCGACGTCTGA
- a CDS encoding class I SAM-dependent methyltransferase has translation MSRRTITMTDPLYAYLLDVSLREVDVLRRLRDATAPLPLAGMQISPEQGQFMALLVQMLGARRILEVGTFTGYSALSMALALPADARIIACDVNEEWTAVARRYWAEAGVAERIDLRLAPALETLQALVDEGQAGSFDFAFIDADKQNYQAYYEQSLILVRPGGVIAVDNVLWHGSVIDPDKHDPDTEAIRAFNAALRVDARIDLSLVPIGDGLTLARRRS, from the coding sequence ATGTCCCGGCGAACGATCACCATGACCGACCCGCTCTACGCCTACCTGCTCGACGTCTCCCTCCGCGAGGTGGACGTGCTGCGGCGGCTCCGCGATGCGACGGCGCCGCTGCCGTTGGCGGGGATGCAGATCTCCCCTGAGCAGGGTCAGTTCATGGCGCTGCTGGTGCAGATGCTGGGCGCCCGACGCATTCTGGAGGTCGGCACCTTCACCGGCTACAGTGCGCTCAGCATGGCGCTCGCCCTGCCTGCGGACGCCCGCATCATCGCCTGCGACGTGAACGAGGAGTGGACCGCGGTCGCCCGGCGCTATTGGGCCGAGGCGGGGGTGGCGGAGCGCATCGACCTCCGCCTCGCGCCGGCCCTGGAGACGCTCCAGGCGTTGGTGGATGAGGGACAGGCGGGCAGCTTCGACTTCGCCTTCATCGACGCCGACAAGCAGAACTACCAGGCCTATTACGAGCAGTCGCTGATCCTGGTGCGGCCGGGCGGTGTCATCGCCGTCGACAACGTGCTGTGGCACGGCAGCGTCATCGATCCGGATAAACACGATCCCGACACCGAAGCAATCCGCGCCTTCAACGCCGCCCTCCGGGTCGACGCCCGCATCGACCTGAGCCTTGTCCCCATCGGCGACGGCCTCACCCTCGCCCGCAGACGCTCCTGA
- a CDS encoding heme ABC transporter permease translates to MQRFANPTRFMRLTRRLAPWFAAATLVLLGIGLYLALLASPADYQQGESVRIMYVHVPAAWMALFCYVGMAIAAAVGLIWRHPVADLVAKATAPVGAAFTFLALLTGSLWGKPMWGTWWVWDARLTSVLVLFFLYLGYIALNNAFDDPTRGARASAILALVGAFNLPIIKFSVDWWNTLHQPASVVRLDGPSIHPSMLWPLLIMAAAFTCYYVWVLCLRVQSEIVAYKIRALRLRQVHG, encoded by the coding sequence ATGCAACGTTTCGCCAACCCCACCCGATTCATGCGGCTGACGCGGCGACTGGCGCCGTGGTTCGCCGCCGCGACGCTCGTTCTGCTCGGCATCGGACTTTATCTGGCGTTGCTGGCGTCGCCGGCGGACTATCAGCAGGGCGAGAGCGTGCGTATCATGTACGTGCACGTACCGGCGGCGTGGATGGCGCTGTTCTGCTATGTGGGCATGGCGATCGCCGCCGCCGTCGGCCTGATCTGGCGGCACCCGGTCGCCGATCTGGTGGCCAAGGCGACCGCGCCGGTGGGCGCCGCCTTCACCTTCCTGGCGCTGCTCACCGGCTCGCTGTGGGGCAAGCCGATGTGGGGGACGTGGTGGGTTTGGGATGCACGGCTCACCTCCGTGCTGGTGCTGTTCTTTCTGTATCTCGGCTACATCGCTCTGAACAACGCCTTTGACGATCCCACGCGCGGCGCCCGCGCGTCGGCCATTCTGGCCCTCGTGGGGGCGTTCAACCTGCCGATCATCAAGTTCTCGGTCGACTGGTGGAACACGCTCCACCAGCCGGCCAGCGTGGTGCGCCTGGATGGGCCGTCCATCCACCCCAGCATGCTGTGGCCGCTGCTGATTATGGCCGCGGCATTCACCTGTTATTATGTCTGGGTGCTGTGTCTCCGGGTGCAGAGCGAGATCGTCGCCTACAAGATCCGGGCGCTGCGCCTCCGCCAGGTCCACGGCTAG
- the ccmB gene encoding heme exporter protein CcmB — protein sequence MSAAAALVRRDLRLAFAQGADSTMVIVFFVLACVLFPFGVGPEPNILARIAAGVIWVAALLASMLSLERLFQADYEDGSLEVLMVQPVALELVVSAKVIAHWLATGLPLVIAAPVLAVLLNMAGAGFWALIAALALGTPSLSLIGAVGAALVLGSRRGGVLLSLLILPLYIPLLIFGVAAVDAATAGFPVAPHLMVLGGLLLAAMVLAPWAAAAALRQAME from the coding sequence TTGAGCGCCGCAGCCGCGTTGGTTCGCCGCGATCTGCGGCTGGCGTTCGCACAAGGCGCGGACTCGACCATGGTGATCGTGTTCTTCGTGCTCGCCTGCGTGCTGTTCCCCTTCGGCGTCGGCCCGGAGCCGAACATCCTCGCCCGCATCGCCGCCGGAGTAATCTGGGTGGCGGCGTTGCTGGCCTCCATGCTGTCCCTCGAACGCCTGTTCCAGGCCGATTACGAGGACGGCAGCCTGGAGGTGCTGATGGTGCAGCCGGTGGCCCTGGAGCTGGTGGTCTCGGCCAAGGTCATCGCCCACTGGCTCGCCACCGGCCTGCCGCTGGTCATCGCCGCCCCGGTGCTGGCGGTGCTGCTCAACATGGCGGGCGCCGGCTTCTGGGCGTTGATCGCGGCGCTGGCGCTGGGGACGCCGAGTCTCAGTCTGATCGGCGCGGTGGGCGCCGCGCTGGTCCTCGGCTCCCGGCGCGGCGGCGTGCTGCTGAGCCTCCTGATCCTGCCGCTTTACATCCCGCTGCTGATCTTCGGGGTCGCGGCGGTCGACGCCGCCACGGCCGGGTTCCCGGTGGCGCCGCACCTGATGGTCCTCGGCGGGCTGCTGCTCGCGGCGATGGTGCTGGCGCCGTGGGCCGCGGCGGCGGCGCTGCGCCAAGCGATGGAATGA
- a CDS encoding tetratricopeptide repeat protein, producing MAGDTSASASHGGYAAGRDQIFNYAPSPDVIEALIAPWEKLNERQKQEIDDLRDRLGTTDGILHRVGAILAEHLELGEIEFAKLPQMLVELVRGRQVQFERERDRPEEPDPAFARLQAELEEALAAGDDERARELLTAKRDGKLAAMKKRREAAEQLHQAAMRDLLEAAESEAGLGELAGGRLDYRRAAGHLRAAADLLANNEELDRARFDYLLRSADALCKQGDEFGDNDALREAVAAYKAALEEYTRDRVPLQWATTQNNLGTALQTLGGRESGTARLEEAVAVYTAALEEYTRDRVPLDWAMTQNNLGSALARLGERESGTRRLEEAVAAYKAALEEWTRERVPLDWATTQNNLGNALQTLGERESGTARLEEAVAAYEAALGEYTRDRVPLDWAGTQNNLGNALRTLGARVSDTARLEEAVAAYEAALGEYTRDRVPLDWAGTQNNLGNALQTLGERENRTARLEEAVAAYKAALEEWTRDRVPLQWAVTQNNLGTALARLGERESGTRRLEEAVAAYKAALEERTRDRVPLDWALNQNNLGNALQTLGAHESGTARLEEAVAAYKAALEEYARDRVPLDWAMTQNNLGNALRTLGAHESGTARLEEAVAAYEAALEEYTRDRVPLDWAMTQNNLGNALQTLGERQSGNARLEEAVAAYEAALEERTRARVPLDWATTQNNLGSALRTLGERESGTGRLEAAVAAFEAALGEWTRDRVPLQWAATQNNLGNALQTLGARESGTARLEEAVAAYKAALEERTRDRVPLQWAMTQNNLGTALWRLGERERSARQLREALDDIENAREVFVKEAGYVQYDAYFVERLKAIRTAALSALEP from the coding sequence ATGGCTGGCGACACCTCGGCCAGCGCAAGCCACGGCGGGTATGCCGCCGGCCGCGACCAGATCTTCAACTACGCTCCCTCGCCGGACGTCATCGAAGCCCTCATTGCCCCGTGGGAAAAGCTGAACGAACGCCAGAAGCAGGAAATCGACGACCTGCGCGACCGCCTCGGCACGACCGACGGCATCCTGCACCGGGTCGGGGCGATCCTGGCGGAGCATCTCGAGCTTGGTGAAATTGAGTTCGCCAAACTTCCCCAGATGCTCGTCGAGCTTGTGAGAGGGCGGCAGGTGCAGTTCGAGCGGGAGCGGGACCGCCCCGAAGAACCGGACCCGGCGTTCGCCAGGCTTCAAGCGGAGCTCGAAGAGGCGCTCGCAGCCGGCGACGACGAACGCGCCCGCGAACTGCTCACGGCCAAGCGGGACGGCAAGCTCGCCGCGATGAAGAAGCGCCGCGAAGCGGCCGAGCAACTCCACCAGGCAGCGATGCGCGATCTGCTGGAGGCGGCGGAGAGCGAGGCCGGCCTCGGTGAACTGGCAGGCGGACGCCTCGACTATCGTCGCGCCGCCGGGCATCTTCGAGCAGCGGCTGATCTGCTTGCAAACAACGAAGAGCTCGATCGGGCCCGCTTCGACTACCTCTTGCGCTCCGCGGACGCCCTCTGCAAGCAAGGAGATGAGTTCGGAGATAACGACGCCCTGAGAGAGGCGGTCGCGGCCTACAAGGCCGCCCTCGAGGAATACACCCGCGACCGCGTCCCCCTCCAGTGGGCCACGACCCAGAACAACCTCGGCACCGCCCTCCAGACCCTGGGCGGGCGCGAGAGCGGCACGGCGCGGCTCGAGGAGGCGGTCGCCGTCTACACGGCCGCCCTCGAGGAATACACCCGCGACCGCGTCCCCCTCGACTGGGCGATGACCCAGAACAACCTCGGCAGCGCCCTTGCGAGGCTGGGCGAGCGGGAGAGCGGCACGCGACGGCTCGAGGAGGCGGTCGCCGCCTACAAGGCCGCCCTCGAGGAATGGACCCGCGAACGCGTCCCCCTCGACTGGGCGACGACACAGAACAACCTCGGCAACGCCCTCCAGACCCTGGGCGAGCGGGAGAGCGGCACGGCGCGGCTCGAGGAGGCGGTCGCCGCCTACGAGGCCGCCCTCGGGGAGTACACCCGCGACCGCGTCCCCCTCGACTGGGCCGGGACCCAGAACAACCTCGGCAACGCCCTCCGGACCTTGGGCGCGCGCGTGAGCGACACGGCGCGGCTCGAGGAGGCGGTCGCCGCCTACGAGGCCGCCCTCGGGGAGTACACCCGCGACCGCGTCCCCCTCGACTGGGCCGGGACCCAGAACAACCTCGGCAACGCCCTCCAGACCTTGGGCGAGCGGGAGAACCGCACGGCGCGGCTCGAGGAGGCGGTCGCCGCCTACAAGGCCGCCCTCGAGGAATGGACCCGCGACCGCGTCCCCCTCCAGTGGGCCGTGACCCAGAACAACCTCGGCACCGCCCTTGCGAGGCTGGGCGAGCGGGAGAGCGGCACGCGACGGCTCGAGGAGGCGGTCGCCGCCTACAAGGCCGCCCTCGAGGAAAGAACTCGCGACCGCGTCCCCCTCGACTGGGCGTTGAACCAGAACAACCTCGGCAACGCCCTCCAGACCCTGGGCGCGCACGAGAGCGGCACGGCGCGCCTCGAGGAGGCGGTCGCCGCCTATAAGGCCGCCCTCGAGGAATACGCCCGCGACCGCGTCCCCCTCGACTGGGCCATGACCCAGAACAACCTCGGCAACGCCCTCCGGACCCTGGGCGCGCACGAGAGCGGCACGGCGCGCCTCGAGGAGGCGGTCGCCGCTTACGAGGCCGCCCTCGAGGAATACACCCGCGACCGCGTCCCCCTCGACTGGGCCATGACCCAGAACAACCTCGGCAACGCCCTCCAGACCCTCGGCGAGCGCCAGAGCGGCAACGCACGCCTCGAGGAGGCGGTCGCCGCCTACGAGGCCGCCCTCGAGGAGAGAACCCGCGCGCGCGTCCCCCTCGACTGGGCCACGACCCAGAACAACCTCGGCAGCGCCCTCCGGACCTTGGGCGAGCGCGAGAGCGGCACGGGACGCCTGGAGGCGGCGGTCGCCGCCTTCGAGGCCGCCCTCGGGGAATGGACCCGCGACCGCGTCCCCCTCCAATGGGCCGCGACCCAGAACAACCTCGGCAACGCCCTCCAGACCCTCGGCGCGAGGGAGAGCGGCACGGCGCGGCTCGAGGAGGCGGTGGCCGCCTACAAGGCTGCCCTCGAGGAAAGGACCCGCGACCGCGTCCCCCTCCAGTGGGCCATGACCCAGAACAACCTCGGCACCGCGCTTTGGAGGCTGGGTGAGCGGGAACGGTCGGCTCGGCAGTTGCGGGAAGCTCTCGATGATATCGAAAACGCCCGTGAGGTCTTTGTCAAGGAAGCC
- a CDS encoding thiamine pyrophosphate-binding protein, with protein MEASSRRVKARNARAMTTGGRLVAEALRAHGVRCVFCVPGESYLALLDALYDHRDAIAVVACRHEHGAAVMAEAHGKLTGRPGVAMVTRGPGACNAAIGVHTAFQDSTPMVLLIGQVPRRHLGREAFQEVDLARMFAPLAKHARQVAAPEDLPAAMADAFHIAQSGRPGPAVLALPEDVLSAPATAAAVAPLALLRPEPDPGVMRQLQALLAAAARPMLIVGGSGWSDDARADLLAFAAGNALPVCCSFRRHDIVDNRHEVFAGELGIGPDPALAARVRNADLLLAVGTRLGEIPTQGYTLPDPGRMHAALIHVHPDPAELGRVYRPALAIVAAMEPFAAAARALGSAPAVIPERRAWLAAARRDYLRNRESPPCDAALDLARAMTMLDGRLPEDAVVSVDAGNFSGWPQRFLGFGGKRRLLGAANGAMGYGVPAAVAAKITHPNRTVVACVGDGGFGMTGMELATAVDHGAAVIVLVFNNGMFGTIRLHQERRFPERVIATNLCNPDFAALARAHGAFGATVSRTEEFLPAFDAAMAFGGPAVLDLVMDPQMITTRTTLDAIRGR; from the coding sequence ATGGAGGCTTCCAGCCGACGGGTCAAGGCAAGGAACGCACGGGCTATGACGACAGGCGGACGATTGGTTGCCGAAGCGCTCAGAGCGCACGGGGTGCGGTGCGTGTTCTGCGTCCCGGGGGAGAGCTATCTCGCCCTGCTCGACGCCCTCTACGACCACCGCGACGCGATTGCCGTCGTCGCCTGCCGCCATGAGCATGGCGCCGCGGTGATGGCCGAGGCGCACGGCAAGCTGACGGGCCGGCCGGGCGTGGCGATGGTGACGCGGGGGCCGGGGGCCTGCAACGCCGCCATCGGCGTGCACACCGCCTTTCAGGACTCGACGCCGATGGTGCTGCTGATCGGCCAGGTTCCGCGCCGGCACCTCGGGCGGGAAGCGTTCCAGGAAGTCGATCTGGCGCGCATGTTCGCTCCGCTCGCCAAGCACGCCCGCCAGGTGGCGGCGCCCGAGGATCTGCCCGCGGCCATGGCCGACGCCTTCCACATCGCGCAATCGGGCCGGCCGGGACCGGCGGTGCTGGCGCTGCCGGAAGACGTGCTGAGCGCACCGGCGACCGCCGCGGCCGTTGCGCCGCTGGCCTTGCTTCGGCCAGAACCCGACCCCGGGGTGATGCGGCAACTGCAAGCGCTGCTCGCGGCCGCCGCGCGGCCGATGCTGATCGTCGGCGGCAGTGGCTGGAGCGACGATGCGCGCGCCGACCTGCTCGCCTTCGCCGCCGGCAATGCACTCCCCGTCTGCTGCTCGTTCCGCCGCCACGACATCGTCGACAACCGCCACGAGGTCTTCGCCGGGGAACTCGGCATAGGCCCCGACCCGGCTCTCGCCGCCCGCGTGCGCAACGCGGATCTGCTCCTCGCCGTCGGCACCCGGCTCGGCGAGATCCCGACGCAAGGCTACACGCTCCCCGACCCCGGCCGGATGCACGCCGCGCTGATCCACGTCCATCCCGATCCTGCCGAGCTGGGGCGGGTGTACCGGCCGGCCCTCGCCATCGTTGCCGCGATGGAGCCGTTCGCCGCAGCGGCGCGCGCCCTCGGCTCCGCGCCGGCCGTGATCCCGGAGCGCCGCGCGTGGCTCGCCGCGGCGCGCCGGGACTACCTCCGCAACCGCGAGAGCCCCCCCTGCGACGCCGCGCTCGACCTGGCGCGGGCGATGACAATGCTGGACGGACGTCTGCCCGAGGACGCCGTGGTCAGCGTGGACGCCGGCAACTTCAGCGGCTGGCCGCAGCGGTTCCTCGGCTTCGGCGGCAAGCGCCGGTTGCTGGGGGCGGCCAACGGCGCCATGGGCTACGGCGTCCCGGCGGCGGTGGCGGCCAAGATTACCCACCCCAACCGCACCGTCGTCGCCTGCGTCGGCGACGGCGGCTTCGGAATGACCGGCATGGAACTGGCGACCGCGGTCGACCATGGCGCGGCGGTCATCGTGCTGGTGTTCAACAACGGCATGTTCGGGACCATCCGCCTGCACCAGGAGCGCCGCTTCCCGGAGCGCGTGATCGCCACCAACCTCTGCAACCCGGACTTCGCCGCGCTCGCGCGGGCCCACGGCGCGTTCGGCGCCACGGTGAGCAGGACGGAGGAGTTCCTGCCGGCGTTCGACGCCGCCATGGCTTTCGGCGGCCCTGCTGTCCTCGACCTGGTGATGGATCCGCAGATGATCACTACCCGCACCACGCTCGACGCCATCCGCGGACGCTGA
- a CDS encoding zinc-dependent alcohol dehydrogenase family protein, with translation MHAMVLDRPHQALVHRFVDRPKPAAEQVLVRVTACAVCRTDLHVVDGELTDPKLPIILGHEIVGRVIETGGRVQGLAEGQRVGIPWLGWTCGACRFCAAGQENLCPQARFTGYQIDGGYAEYAVADARYCLPIHGDYTDAEAAPLLCAGLIGYRSLIKAGDAERLGIYGFGAAAHIVAQVARYQGRRVFAFTRPGDTSAQAFARRLGAVWSGSGEDTPPEALDAAIIFAPVGALVPAALREVRPGGIVVCGGIHMSDIPAFPYDILWREKTVVSVANLTREDGLRFLELAPKVPVRTEVETLPLDHANEALARLRDGRLTGAAVLVPG, from the coding sequence ATGCACGCCATGGTCCTGGACCGGCCGCACCAGGCGCTGGTCCATCGCTTCGTCGACAGGCCGAAGCCAGCGGCGGAGCAGGTGCTGGTTCGGGTGACGGCATGCGCCGTCTGCCGCACCGACCTGCATGTGGTCGACGGCGAACTCACGGACCCGAAGCTCCCCATCATTCTCGGCCACGAGATCGTGGGCCGCGTGATCGAGACCGGCGGTCGCGTCCAGGGGCTGGCGGAAGGCCAGCGTGTCGGCATCCCCTGGCTCGGCTGGACCTGCGGCGCCTGCCGGTTCTGCGCGGCGGGGCAAGAGAACCTGTGCCCGCAGGCGCGTTTCACCGGCTATCAGATCGACGGCGGCTATGCCGAATACGCGGTCGCCGATGCTCGCTACTGCCTGCCCATCCATGGCGACTACACCGATGCAGAGGCGGCGCCGCTACTGTGCGCCGGGCTGATCGGCTACCGCTCGCTGATCAAAGCCGGCGACGCCGAGCGGCTCGGCATCTACGGCTTCGGCGCCGCGGCGCACATCGTCGCCCAGGTCGCCCGCTACCAGGGTCGACGCGTGTTCGCCTTCACCCGCCCCGGCGATACGTCGGCCCAGGCCTTCGCGCGCCGCCTGGGCGCGGTCTGGTCAGGGAGCGGGGAGGACACGCCACCCGAGGCGCTGGACGCGGCCATCATCTTCGCGCCGGTCGGAGCCCTGGTGCCCGCCGCCCTGCGCGAGGTGCGGCCGGGTGGTATCGTGGTGTGCGGCGGCATTCACATGAGCGACATCCCGGCGTTCCCCTACGACATCCTGTGGCGCGAGAAGACCGTCGTTTCCGTCGCCAACCTCACTCGCGAAGACGGCCTGCGGTTCCTCGAACTGGCGCCGAAGGTGCCGGTGCGGACCGAGGTTGAAACGCTGCCCCTCGACCACGCCAACGAGGCGCTGGCGCGGCTCCGAGACGGCCGCCTGACCGGAGCGGCCGTGCTGGTGCCCGGTTGA
- the trpS gene encoding tryptophan--tRNA ligase translates to MKNRIFSGIQPTGNLHLGNYLGAIRNWVRLQDDYECIYCVVDMHAITVWQDPSALAASTRETAAAVIAAGVDPEKHVLFVQSHVPGHAQLAWVFNCVARLGWLNRMTQFKEKAGKHRENASVGLFAYPNLMAADILLYKATHVPVGDDQKQHLELTRDIAQKFNNDFGVELFPIVEPLILGSATRVMSLRDGSKKMSKSDPSDYSRINLIDDADLIAAKIRKARTDAEPLPDTPAGLAARPEAANLVSIYAALADVTVDDACAQFGGWQFSDFKRELADRAVAALAPIFEEVRRLRDDPGYVDAVVRKGAERADAIARPILREVYEAVGFLDVKP, encoded by the coding sequence ATGAAAAACCGCATATTTTCAGGCATTCAGCCGACCGGCAATCTGCACCTCGGCAACTACCTCGGCGCCATCCGCAACTGGGTGCGGCTGCAGGACGACTACGAGTGCATTTATTGCGTGGTCGACATGCACGCCATCACCGTGTGGCAGGACCCTAGTGCTTTGGCCGCCAGCACCCGGGAGACCGCCGCCGCCGTCATCGCCGCCGGCGTCGATCCGGAGAAGCACGTGCTGTTCGTCCAGAGCCACGTGCCCGGCCATGCCCAACTCGCCTGGGTGTTCAATTGCGTCGCCCGCCTCGGCTGGCTCAACCGCATGACCCAGTTCAAGGAGAAGGCCGGGAAGCACCGGGAGAACGCCTCGGTCGGGCTGTTCGCCTACCCGAACCTGATGGCCGCCGACATCCTCCTCTACAAGGCGACGCACGTGCCGGTCGGGGACGACCAGAAGCAGCATCTCGAACTGACCCGCGACATCGCCCAGAAGTTCAACAACGACTTCGGCGTCGAGCTGTTTCCGATCGTCGAGCCGCTGATCCTCGGATCGGCGACGCGGGTGATGTCGCTCCGCGACGGCAGCAAGAAGATGAGCAAGTCGGACCCGTCGGACTATTCCCGCATCAATCTGATCGACGACGCCGACCTCATCGCCGCCAAGATCCGCAAGGCGCGCACCGACGCGGAACCGCTGCCGGACACGCCCGCCGGTCTCGCGGCGCGGCCCGAAGCCGCCAATCTCGTCAGCATCTACGCGGCGCTCGCCGACGTGACCGTGGACGACGCGTGCGCACAGTTCGGGGGCTGGCAGTTCTCGGACTTCAAGCGGGAGTTGGCCGATCGGGCGGTGGCCGCCCTGGCGCCGATCTTCGAGGAGGTGCGCCGGCTGCGGGACGATCCGGGCTACGTGGACGCTGTCGTCCGGAAGGGCGCCGAGCGCGCCGACGCCATCGCCCGGCCGATCCTCCGCGAGGTGTACGAGGCGGTAGGCTTCCTCGACGTCAAGCCGTGA
- a CDS encoding PRC-barrel domain-containing protein, producing MQRWWIATLPVFALMVTPVWAQQSSGGQNQQDQKQQMQQQQAQGQQKAQDSERQQAKMKAPQEVILEQQQDQVLAENILGATVYAAQSQEGMAAGGANQDKAKQDQAKQDQAQKQQQAQQGNQGAQSGTAQQAQMSDDQMGEEIGTIEDLIFDKEHKLTGVVLGVGGFLGIGQKSVGVAMDALTQQQGDGGEIYFTTNLNQEALENAPEFLTAEEQQDRTELRQVRAEQRDRGAVGGMQRQGTAAGNPDPAASGTGAGAGTLPSAQQGGQEQPKKQ from the coding sequence ATGCAACGTTGGTGGATTGCCACGCTCCCGGTGTTCGCGCTGATGGTCACCCCGGTTTGGGCCCAACAGTCGAGCGGGGGCCAGAACCAGCAAGACCAAAAACAACAGATGCAGCAGCAGCAGGCGCAAGGGCAGCAGAAGGCGCAGGACTCAGAGCGGCAGCAGGCAAAGATGAAGGCGCCGCAGGAGGTCATTCTCGAACAGCAGCAGGACCAGGTGCTCGCCGAAAACATCCTCGGAGCCACAGTCTACGCAGCGCAGTCCCAGGAGGGCATGGCCGCGGGCGGCGCCAACCAGGACAAAGCCAAGCAGGACCAGGCCAAGCAGGACCAGGCCCAGAAGCAGCAGCAGGCGCAACAGGGCAATCAGGGCGCCCAGTCCGGCACGGCGCAGCAGGCGCAGATGTCGGATGACCAGATGGGCGAAGAGATCGGCACCATTGAGGATCTCATCTTCGACAAAGAGCACAAGCTGACGGGCGTCGTTCTGGGCGTCGGCGGCTTCCTCGGGATCGGTCAGAAGAGCGTCGGCGTCGCCATGGACGCACTGACCCAGCAGCAGGGCGACGGCGGCGAGATCTACTTCACCACCAACCTCAATCAGGAAGCTCTGGAAAACGCCCCGGAATTTCTGACTGCGGAAGAGCAGCAAGACCGGACCGAGCTGCGGCAGGTCCGCGCGGAACAGCGGGATCGCGGAGCGGTCGGCGGAATGCAGCGTCAAGGCACGGCGGCCGGCAACCCGGACCCGGCGGCGTCGGGGACCGGAGCTGGAGCCGGCACGTTGCCGTCCGCTCAGCAGGGCGGCCAGGAGCAGCCGAAGAAACAGTAG
- the ccmA gene encoding heme ABC exporter ATP-binding protein CcmA, translating to MLSASALGCVRGERVVFAGLGFRAGAGDALVLTGANGSGKSSLLRLLAGLARPAAGALTWDGVDIRDDPGRHAARCHFVGHLDALKPALTAGEQLAFWACVRSGGSERRRQRREQAEAALAAFGIAHLADMPVRFLSAGQRRRVALARVLTAPAPLWLLDEPATALDADAVRRLDDVIARHRADGGLVILSMHGGARPPGALSLDLDAFAAPAPAVVGC from the coding sequence ATGCTTTCGGCATCGGCGTTGGGGTGCGTGCGCGGCGAACGGGTGGTGTTCGCAGGTTTAGGGTTCCGTGCCGGCGCCGGCGATGCGCTGGTGCTGACCGGCGCCAACGGCAGCGGCAAGTCGAGCCTGCTGCGGCTGCTCGCCGGTCTTGCCCGGCCGGCCGCCGGCGCGCTCACTTGGGACGGTGTCGACATCCGTGACGATCCCGGCCGCCATGCCGCCCGCTGCCACTTCGTCGGACATCTCGACGCGCTGAAACCGGCGCTGACCGCGGGGGAGCAGCTTGCGTTCTGGGCCTGCGTGCGCAGCGGCGGCTCCGAGCGCCGGCGCCAGCGCCGCGAGCAGGCGGAGGCGGCGCTGGCGGCATTCGGCATTGCGCACCTCGCCGACATGCCCGTCCGCTTCCTTTCGGCGGGGCAGCGGCGGCGGGTCGCGCTCGCCCGCGTCCTCACCGCGCCGGCGCCGCTGTGGCTGCTGGACGAACCGGCGACGGCGCTCGATGCCGATGCCGTGCGCCGCTTGGACGACGTCATCGCCCGCCACCGCGCCGACGGCGGCCTCGTCATCCTCTCCATGCACGGCGGCGCACGGCCGCCCGGGGCCCTCAGCCTCGACCTTGACGCCTTCGCCGCGCCCGCACCGGCGGTCGTCGGGTGTTGA